The following are from one region of the Salvelinus sp. IW2-2015 unplaced genomic scaffold, ASM291031v2 Un_scaffold6963, whole genome shotgun sequence genome:
- the LOC112079122 gene encoding reelin-like produces the protein MVTRASTNPGTHTLNGYQGFHEPSTTPLRYRGFHKPRYHTLNGPPSNPGYHTLNGYQGFHEPRYHTLNGYQGFHEPRIVSVELPPGARKFGVQFRWWQPYHSGRGHDVWAVDDITMTSVLFNTISLDFSNVLDVTQSLGFYLGHVQPYCQHDWTLSFSGEPSPGSSIRYVETQSMQIGASYTLQFSLVMGCGRDPSPNIDTQVRLEFSTNHGLTWHLVKEVRKEGNVTHDQPYGATDSLGIWQTCSGLTVHHMRKHPTRGSNRCSSRYISLVTGRLEPSSFGRLSFQFLCCQYWNELQKST, from the exons ATGGTTACCAGGGCTTCCACGAACCCAGGTACCCACACCCTTAATGGTTACCAGGGCTTTCACGAACCCAGTACCACACCCTTAAGGTACAGGGGCTTCCACAAACCCAGGTACCACACCCTTAATG GGCCTCCATCGAACCCAGGGTACCACACCCTTAATGGTTACCAGGGCTTCCACGAACCCAGGTACCACACCCTTAATGGTTACCAGGGCTTCCACGAACCCAG gatCGTATCAGTGGAGCTCCCTCCCGGTGCCCGTAAGTTTGGGGTGCAGTTCCGTTGGTGGCAGCCGTACCATTCTGGGCGTGGCCATGACGTGTGGGCAGTGGATGACATCACGATGACCTCTGTGCTGTTCAACACCATCAGTCTGGACTTCAGTAATGTCCTGGACGTCACTCAGAGTCTGGGCTTCTACCTTGGACACGTTCAACCCTACTGCCAGCACGACTGGACACTCAG TTTCTCAGGCGAGCCCAGCCCCGGGTCCAGTATCCGTTATGTGGAGACCCAGTCCATGCAGATCGGAGCGTCCTACACCCTGCAGTTTTCATTGGTCATGGGCTGCGGCCGAGACCCCTCCCCCAACATCGACACGCAGGTCCGCCTGGAGTTCTCCACCAATCACGGCCTGACCTGGCACCTAGTCAAAGAGGTGAGGAAGGAGGGAAATGTAACTCATGATCAACCATATGGGGCTACTGACAGTCTTGGAATTTGGCAGACGTGCTCAGGG ctcactgtccaCCACATGAGGAAACACCCCACCCGCGGGAGCAACCgctgctccagcaggtatatttcactggtcacggGGCGCCTAGAACcatcttcctttggccgcctctccttccagttcctcTGCTGCCAatactggaacgaactgcaaaaatccacctga